The Nerophis ophidion isolate RoL-2023_Sa linkage group LG07, RoL_Noph_v1.0, whole genome shotgun sequence genome contains a region encoding:
- the vps33a gene encoding vacuolar protein sorting-associated protein 33A, with translation MAAHLSYGRVNLNILREAARKELREFLDKCAGSKAIVWDEYLTGPFGLIAQYSLLKEHEVEKMFTLKSGRLPSADVKNIIFFVRPRLELMDIIAENVFSEDKHSTRDFHILFVPRRSLLCEQRLKEQGVLGSFINIDEYILDLIPYDGDLLSMEYESAFRECYLENDQTSLYHTAKGLMTLQALYGTIPQIYGKGECARHVANMMLRMKREFAGIQNQILPVFDTLLLLDRNVDLLTPLATQLTYEGLIDETYGINNGNVKLPPEKFAQKKQGETSKDLPTEPKKLQLNSAEELYAEIRDKNFNAVGAALSKKAKIISAAFEERHNAKTVGEIKQFVSQLPHMQAARSSLANHTSIAELIKEITTSEAFFDNLTVEQEFMTGVDTDKVNTYIEDCIAQKDPLIKILRLVCMQSVCNNGLKQKVFDYYKREILQTYGYEHILTLNNLEKGGLLKPQTSSRNNYPTIRKTLKLWMEDANEQNPNDISYVYSGYAPLSIRLTQVLARPGWRSIEEVLKLLPGPHFEERQQLPAGLLKKRQQGENRTTLVFFLGGVTYAEIAALRFLSQMEDSGMEYVIATTKLVNGTSWVKSLMDRPEAQML, from the exons gaaCATGAGGTGGAGAAGATGTTCACCCTCAAGAGTGGTCGGCTCCCCTCTGCCGATGTCAAAAACATTATCTTCTTTGTTCGTCCCAGGCTAGAGCTTATGGATATCATTGCTGAGAATGTGTTCAG TGAAGATAAACATTCGACACGTGACTTCCACATTCTTTTTGTGCCCCGGCGGAGCCTCTTATGTGAACAACGGCTCAAAGAGCAGGGCGTGCTTGGCTCCTTCATAAACATTGATGAGTACATCCTGGATCTGATTCCTTATGACGGCGACCTGCTGTCAATGGAATATGAAAGTGCCTTCAGG GAGTGCTACCTGGAAAATGACCAAACAAGCCTTTATCACACAGCCAAGGGCCTCATGACTTTACAGGCGCTGTATGGAACCATTCCACAGATTTACGGGAAAGGAGAATGCGCACGG cACGTTGCTAACATGATGCTAAGAATGAAGAGAGAGTTTGCTGGAATTCAAAATCAAATCCTGCCGGTGTTCGACACTCTACTCCTCTTGGACCGCAATGTAGACCTTCTAACTCCTTTGGCCACACAGCTTACGTATGAAGGGCTCATTGATGAGACCTATGGAATCAATAACG GTAATGTCAAGTTGCCCCCTGAAAAGTTTGCCCAGAAAAAACAAGGCGAAACGAGTAAAGATTTGCCCACTGAGCCTAAGAAGTTGCAGCTCAATTCAGCAGAAGAGCTGTACGCTGAAATCCGAGACAAAAACTTTAATGCTGTCGGAGCAGCACTCAGCAAGAAGGCCAAGATTATTTCTGCTGCATTTGAG GAGCGCCACAATGCCAAAACAGTGGGAGAAATAAAACAGTTTGTGTCTCAGTTGCCTCACATGCAGGCAGCACGCAGCTCCCTCGCCAATCACACGTCCATCGCAGAACTCATCAAAGAAATCACCA CATCTGAGGCCTTCTTTGATAACCTAACAGTGGAGCAGGAATTCATGACTGGAGTCGACACGGACAAG GTGAACACATACATTGAAGACTGCATTGCTCAAAAAGATCCCCTCATCAAGATCCTGCGTCTCGTGTGCATGCAGTCAGTCTGCAACAACGGCCTGAAACAGAAAGTCTTTGACTACTACAAGAGAGAGATCCTCCAG ACATACGGTTATGAGCACATCCTGACACTAAACAACCTGGAGAAAGGAGGTCTTCTGAAGCCACAAACAAGCTCTAGGAACAATTATCCCACTATTAGAAAAACCCTTAAACTGTGGATGGAGGATGCAAACGAACAG AACCCCAACGACATCTCATACGTATACAGCGGCTATGCTCCATTGAGCATCAGACTGACCCAGGTGTTGGCCAGGCCGGGCTGGCGGAGCATCGAGGAAGTGCTGAAGCTGCTCCCAGGTCCGCACTTTGAGGAGCGCCAACAGCTGCCTGCTGGACTCCTCAAAAAAC GCCAGCAGGGGGAGAATCGAACAACACTGGTGTTTTTCCTAGGAGGAGTGACTTACGCCGAAATAGCCGCCCTCCGTTTCCTCTCACAAATGGAAGACAGCGGGATGGAGTATGTAATTGCCACCACCAAACTCGTCAACGGTACGTCTTGGGTCAAATCCCTCATGGACAGACCCGAAGCACAGATGCTTTAA